One Spea bombifrons isolate aSpeBom1 chromosome 1, aSpeBom1.2.pri, whole genome shotgun sequence DNA window includes the following coding sequences:
- the OCLN gene encoding occludin: MSARHFESPPPYRPDEYKPSTYAPSIMPSKDMYGGQMGEPAYSYYPEDEIQHFYKWTSPPGIIKIMSILIVVMCVGIFACVASTLPWDLDITGQSMGYGFGGSSGYSGGYTGYGFGGSQMGLGFAYGGNYTDPRTAKGFILAMAAFCFITAMVIFVMTVTRTQSSTTRKFYLIVIVVSAILGALVFIASIVYTIGVNPVAQASGSTFYTQIVSICNQFYSPVTSGVFVNQYLYHYCVVEPQEAIAIVLGFLIVVAFAIIIFFAVKIRRKINRCGKMNILWRKDTIAETGDPQVEEWVKNVPVNPESVPAMSEYNEKVNGSALEYRSVNALPSYLEPNHDVHYVQEVYPVKNDTGMSPYVYSSGSESASKKAPPKKQLERARRYPNDHYDTDYNTGGESCEELEDDDWDSEYPPIRSDHERQQYKRDFDAGRQEYKRLQEELDDVTKSLSELDKELDELPEDSQEYKKAAAEYNRLKEIKSSTDFKNKKEHCKQLRNKLNHIKRMVSDYDRNK; the protein is encoded by the exons ATGTCTGCCAGGCATTTTGAGAGTCCGCCGCCTTACCGTCCAGATGAATA TAAACCGTCCACATATGCCCCAAGCATAATGCCTAGTAAGGATATGTATGGTGGACAGATGGGAGAGCCAGCTTACTCCTACTATCCAGAAGATGAAATTCAACACTTCTACAAGTGGACGTCCCCTCCTGGCATCATAAAGATTATGTCAATTCTTATTGTAGTCATGTGTGTTGGCATCTTTGCTTGTGTGGCTTCTACTCTACCCTGGGATTTGGATATCACTGGCCAGTCCATGGGTTATGGGTTTGGAGGATCTTCTGGTTATTCTGGAGGATACACTGGCTATGGTTTTGGAGGATCACAGATGGGATTGGGCTTTGCATATGGAGGAAACTACACAGATCCAAgaactgccaaaggattcatcCTCGCCATGGCTGCGTTTTGTTTTATTACTGCAATGGTGATCTTTGTGATGACTGTAACGAGGACCCAAAGCTCCACCACCAGAAAATTCTATCTGATCGTCATCGTGGTATCTGCTATTCTGGGAGCTTTAGTCTTTATTGCCTCCATTGTCTATACTATTGGAGTAAACCCTGTGGCCCAGGCTTCTGGATCTACATTTTATACCCAAATAGTTTCTATTTGTAACCAGTTTTATTCACCAGTAACATCCGGTGTCTTTGTAAATCAATATCTCTACCATTACTGTGTGGTGGAGCCACAAGAG GCCATTGCGATTGTTCTGGGCTTCCTGATTGTTGTGGCatttgcaattattattttctttgctgTGAAAATCCGTAGAAAGATAAACAGATGTGGAAAGATGAACATCCTGTGGAGGAAAGACACCATTGCAGAAACAGGAGATCCTCAGGTTGAAGAATGG GTGAAGAATGTGCCAGTTAACCCTGAATCGGTACCTGCAATGTCAGAGTACAACGAAAAAGTCAATGGATCGGCTCTTGAATACAGAAGTGTGAATGCCCTTCCGTCCTACTTGGAACCCAACCACGACGTACACTA cgtACAAGAGGTCTACCCTGTGAAAAATGACACCGGCATGTCCCCATATGTTTACAGCAGTGGCTCAGAGTCCGCCAGCAAGAAGGCACCACCGAAGAAGCAGTTGGAGAGAGCCAGGAGATACCCCAACGATCACTATGATACAGATTATAATACTGGGGGCGAGTCATGTGAGGAATTGGAGGATGATGATTGGGACAG CGAGTACCCTCCCATCAGATCAGACCACGAGAGACAGCAATACAAGCGAGACTTTGATGCTGGACGTCAGGAATATAAAAGGTTACAGGAAGAACTAGATGATGTTACAAAGTCCCTGTCTGAGCTGGACAAAGAACTTGATGAACTTCCAGAAGACAGTCAAGAATACAAG AAAGCTGCTGCTGAATATAATCGTCTTAAGGAAATTAAATCG TCAACTGATTTCAAGAACAAGAAGGAACACTGCAAACAGCTGAGGAACAAACTGAACCACATTAAGAGGATGGTCAGCGACTACGACCGTAATAAATAG